The segment ATTTTTTGCATCGGGCTTTTGGCGGTGCAACTCAAGGAGCTGATGCGGTGAGCGGCAACCGCCAGAGGTTCGGCTGATCCCATGTGCGGTATCGTCGGTCTGTTCTCCCCTGGAGACCCCCAGCGGGTGTGGGATCAGGAAAAATTGCGCGCCATGCTCGCGGCGCTGAGCCATCGGGGTCCGGATGGCCAGGGCATGCATGTCGAACCGGGGGTGTTTCTGGGACATACCCGTCTGGCGGTGCTGGATCTGTCGGCGGCGGGCAAGCAGCCCATGTTTTCCCGGGATTATCGTTACATTATAAGTTTTAATGGTGAAATTTATAATTTTCAATTGTTGCGCCAGGAGCTGACCCGGCGGGGTCACGACTTTTTGACCCAGACCGATACCGAAGTGCTGTTGGCCGCCTGGGTAGAGTGGGGAGCCGCCTGTTTGGGCAGGCTGGATGGCATTTTCGCTTTCGCCGTGTTCGATCGAAAGGAGCGGACCCTGTTTTTGGTACGGGATCATCTGGGGGTCAAGCCGCTTTTTTACTGGAAAAGTTCACAACTGCTGGCTTTTGCCTCCGAGCCGCTGGCGATGTTCGGGCCGGTGATCCCGTTGCCGGAAGTGAATGCCGGAGATCTGGATGGCTATTTCACCTACAATTATTTGCCGGGGCCGGGTTCCGGACTGAAAAATTTGCGGCAACTGCCTCCGGGACATCTGCTGAAAATTTCTCCGCAGGGAGAGCGGTTGACCCGATATTGGCAACTCGCCTGCCCCGCGACGCCGTTGCCCTGGAACCGGGAGCTGGTGGAGCGGTTCGGGGAACTGGTGCAACGCTCTGTCACCGGACAATTGGTTTCCGACGCTCCCCTGGGACTGTTCTTGTCCGGAGGTCTGGATTCCACCACCGTGGCCTTGGCCGCGTGGCAGTCTGGTCGGCATCCGGTGGCCTATTGTTTGGGGTTCGAGCAGACGGGTTTCGACGAAACGCCGGCGGCCTCCGCTTTTGCCTCTCATTTGGGATTGGCGTTGCAGGGGGAGGTTTTTTTCTGGTCGGAGTCGGAGATCCGCACCACCCTGGAAGCGATGCGGGAATTGCACGCGGACGCTTCCTGTTTTCCGACCTTTCAGTTGTCCCGGCGGGCGCAGCGGGATTGTACGGTGATTTTGGCCGGCGACGGCGGGGATGAACTGCTGGCGGGATACGATACCTACAAGGCCGGAGAGCTGACTCCGTGGATTCGCAGGATTCCGGAAATTTTGCGCAAGACCGCTTTGGCCATGACCCCCTTGTTGCCGGCGGATCGACAGCGCTACAGTCCGCGTATGGTGCTGGAGCGGCTGTTGGCTTCGGCGGATGCCGGACCGCGACGGGATCACGCTTCGTTTCGGCGCATTTTTTCCGATGCCCTCAAGCAACGGCTCTACCAGCCGGACTTCTGGCAGGCGGTGCGTGGCAAGGATCCGGTGGGGGATTATGTGGCCAAAATGGACGAAGTGCCGGCGGAACGCTCCTACCTGACCGCCCGCCAGTATGCGGATCTGCACCATTTTCTTCCCGCCGTGCTGGCCAAGGTGGATCGCATGAGCATGGCCAATGGCCTGGAGGTGCGGGTTCCTTTGTTGAGCCGGGAGCTGGTGGAGTTCTGTTTTCAACTGCCCGACGAGGCCAAGCGGCAGGGGGGCAAGGGCAAACGGATCATGCGGGATTTGCTGGTCAATCGGGTTCCCCCCGGTCATCTGCAACGTCCCAAGGCGGGTTTTTTGCCTCCGGTGGATGGGTGGTTCCGGCATCCCGGGCCGATGTTCGGGGTGTTCCGGGAACATCTGGAGTGGGCGCGGAATCATGGGGTGGGCTGGCTGCGTTGGCACGAGGTGGAACAGGTCTGGGAGGAGCATCAGCAGGGGCGGTTGAACGCGGGATTCGTCCTGTTGGGGATTTTGCAGTTCATCAACTGGTCCGGTCATGCCCGTGGGTGTGGTCTGAAACAAAACGGGAATTTTTGCTGATGGGATCCAGGGGCGCCAGGAAAGGCGTGTGTATTCAGCGGGTGTAAATCCCGCCCGTGCGCTGGTAGCGACAGGGTACGGGACCGAGTCTTTGGGGTAACCGTTCAGCCCAGTAAAATGCTTCAGGCGGCATGAAGCATCAAAACAGTCTACCTGGGAAAGAGCGAAGGGGTGGGCTTGTCTCGCAAATCCGCATCGATTGCTTGTATCAAGAATTCAAGGACGTTGCGTTTTTGTTGGCGAGAAGTAGCAGCCACACTCATGATCGCGTTCCGCGAAATGACCCCCTGCTGCTTACTGGGCTGAACGGTTACCAAGATTATTATACTCCGATTTTGCTTCTCAGGTATGCACACTCCAAAGCCAGCGCTTCTTCATACCTGATTCCATACCTGTTTCCTTTTTTGGTTACAAGTTGCTGTTCGCCAGTATCAAACATTTCAACGTTCTCATTTCCGTTTTCGTCAACAACCAATCTGCGTTCCATGACCGGCTTGAATTCATCTTCCCACTCATCGTAACACAACAACCCATAATCGAAAGCGTTCAAGCCTTCAGATTCAAAGGCCTCTTTCACCGTCTGGGCAATCAGACCGAAATGCCAACGTGCGCCGTCGCCCTTCTTTTCAACCGCGCTGTTGAATTTGAATTGCCCGTAATTCACCTTTCCCCAAGCACGCAGCACGGCATCGTCGATCGGCTTGAATTGTTGCTTTTCGCGCAGGTCTGAAGTGTTGATCGTCCCGGTTCCGGCATAGACGACAGCCCACCGCTTGGCAGCAGTGCCCAGATTGTCGGTGTTGTCACGATTGGAACGGGTACTTCCTGCCGTTTTATCAACCATGAAAAGAACAGTTCCGGCGACATTTCCAACGATAAAATCACCATTCCCATAAAACTCCGTGGTTCCAGCCAAACCACTTCCACGCGCCGAACCGCTCAAATACATTGACGCAGCAGATAATGATTTGCTTGACGACATCATAAGATACGAAGTGTCGTTATCTCCAGTAATTCCTCCTGTAGAACCGGAAGTGAAAATAACCTTGCCGGAAAATTTGCCAGCAGAATTTGGGATGCTGAACGGGTCAACATTGAATGACCATTTGTTGCCAGGCGTATGCCCGGTTGTTGCTATAAAATCAATCACCACCCCTTCAGAAATGGTTTGAGGTGATCCGGTGATCGAAACTCCGGTCGCGTTCCACACCAAACCGCCGCTATCGCTCCATTTAAAAGTATTTGGTGATGTATCCCCATCAATCTCAAACACGAACTCCCTGAAGAGCGATCCGGTGAACAGGGTGGTTTGATCAACGATCATGTCATTCAAGCCGGACCCGGTGAACGTGACATTCTCAACAACAGGAGATGTGATCACATTCTTGGTCAATCCACCATTGATTCCGTTGTAAAATACCTGCCGTGCATTCAGCTTTGATTCTGTGCATGAGCTTCTGATGATGAGGTTGTGACTGAGCAATGAGATCTCAGATTTGTTGATTTTGAAGAAGCTGGATGGATGTTCCAGTGCTGTTCCAAAGATCTGCGCACCATCAAGAGTTACATTGTCATCAGTGTATACATAATAAGCTGTACTGGTTACTTGACCAATCTTGCAGTTGACAATTCTCAATCCTTTGAGAGCATACGTACCAGAAGTGCTGATGTGAAATACATTCACAGGAGGCGTGCCCGCCGTACTTGCTTCACACCCGACATCCTCAAATGTGATGTCACCGGCAGTGCCAACCGTGCTGCTTGGATCTCCAGACATGTGAATGTGAATATGGTCGCTGTTGGCACCGGAAGTCATCCCGGTAAATCCTCCCTTGAAAGCCCATCCCCCACACCCAAGGGTCCAATCCATGTAAATGGCAGCGCTATTGGCAGTTTGAGCTTGATGAACAAAGCGGAATCCGTAAAGTTGGTTGGAATAATTGGAACCGGATACCAAACTGTCAACGGAGAGATCGTCATTTTTTGAAGAATAAAAGCAATATTTTGCACCGCCGCCAACGATCAGCGCATGAAGCCTGACACAGGTAACCTCTTCGGAAGCGATACTGTAAATGGCCGCCTCGGTGAAATACCCGGCAACGGTCACCTGTTCAAAATAATGCATTCCAGATGAAGATTCGCTTGACCTGCCAAGGCAAAGGCCAGTTTTGGGCGTGGTGGTGGTGTCTCCATAGAGGCAAATATTTTGAATCGAGTCCTGGCTTGCCCCTTTGCAACTCACCACCGCTGCGCCGGTGTGCTTCCCGATGATGCACGTCCCCTCAATATTGGTCAGGCCTGCGCCACGAAGCGGTCCGGGCCGGTCTCCTTCGCCTCTGAAGGTGATGTTTTCCGGCATATAGATCGTTGACGTTG is part of the Magnetococcales bacterium genome and harbors:
- the asnB gene encoding asparagine synthase (glutamine-hydrolyzing), whose protein sequence is MCGIVGLFSPGDPQRVWDQEKLRAMLAALSHRGPDGQGMHVEPGVFLGHTRLAVLDLSAAGKQPMFSRDYRYIISFNGEIYNFQLLRQELTRRGHDFLTQTDTEVLLAAWVEWGAACLGRLDGIFAFAVFDRKERTLFLVRDHLGVKPLFYWKSSQLLAFASEPLAMFGPVIPLPEVNAGDLDGYFTYNYLPGPGSGLKNLRQLPPGHLLKISPQGERLTRYWQLACPATPLPWNRELVERFGELVQRSVTGQLVSDAPLGLFLSGGLDSTTVALAAWQSGRHPVAYCLGFEQTGFDETPAASAFASHLGLALQGEVFFWSESEIRTTLEAMRELHADASCFPTFQLSRRAQRDCTVILAGDGGDELLAGYDTYKAGELTPWIRRIPEILRKTALAMTPLLPADRQRYSPRMVLERLLASADAGPRRDHASFRRIFSDALKQRLYQPDFWQAVRGKDPVGDYVAKMDEVPAERSYLTARQYADLHHFLPAVLAKVDRMSMANGLEVRVPLLSRELVEFCFQLPDEAKRQGGKGKRIMRDLLVNRVPPGHLQRPKAGFLPPVDGWFRHPGPMFGVFREHLEWARNHGVGWLRWHEVEQVWEEHQQGRLNAGFVLLGILQFINWSGHARGCGLKQNGNFC
- a CDS encoding tail fiber domain-containing protein is translated as MDWTLGCGGWAFKGGFTGMTSGANSDHIHIHMSGDPSSTVGTAGDITFEDVGCEASTAGTPPVNVFHISTSGTYALKGLRIVNCKIGQVTSTAYYVYTDDNVTLDGAQIFGTALEHPSSFFKINKSEISLLSHNLIIRSSCTESKLNARQVFYNGINGGLTKNVITSPVVENVTFTGSGLNDMIVDQTTLFTGSLFREFVFEIDGDTSPNTFKWSDSGGLVWNATGVSITGSPQTISEGVVIDFIATTGHTPGNKWSFNVDPFSIPNSAGKFSGKVIFTSGSTGGITGDNDTSYLMMSSSKSLSAASMYLSGSARGSGLAGTTEFYGNGDFIVGNVAGTVLFMVDKTAGSTRSNRDNTDNLGTAAKRWAVVYAGTGTINTSDLREKQQFKPIDDAVLRAWGKVNYGQFKFNSAVEKKGDGARWHFGLIAQTVKEAFESEGLNAFDYGLLCYDEWEDEFKPVMERRLVVDENGNENVEMFDTGEQQLVTKKGNRYGIRYEEALALECAYLRSKIGV